Sequence from the Streptomyces sp. NBC_00358 genome:
CTCTCTCCTGTTCCACGTCCCTGACGTCGGGCGCCGACCCCGTGGAAGGCGCCGTCCGCCCGCCGGCCTGCACGCCCCACCGTCGTACTCGCCTTCGGTACGGCGGTTTTGGCGTGCACGCTCCCGTGCGTTCCGGCCGTCGGCGTCAGACCGGCCGCCACGCCTCCAGGGCGATCCCCGGCTCGTCCTTGCGGCGGGTGATGCGGAGTTCGCCGCTGCCCGGGGAGAGCGTCGCTGCGACCACACGGCCCTGCTCGTCCTCGGCGAGCGACAGCAGGGCATCGGCGGGGAGTTCCGGTCCCGACTCGGTCCACCACGCGCCCGCCGACTCGTCCTCGGTCGGGTAGGCGGCGAACGCCACCCGTCCGCTCGCCGAGCGCTGGGCGAGCAACGTGCAGTCGTGGCCGTCGAGTTCGCAGCGGATGACGCAGACCGGGCCCGGACCGGCCGAAGCCAGCAGGGCCACCGGCTTGGTGCCGGGACGCCAGGCGCACACATCGCCCGAGTCATCGGTGAAGAAGAGCGTGGTGGAGTCCGCCGAGGTCGCGAGCGCGCGCAGGCTCCCCGACCGGACCGGTGCCTCCAGCGCCTCGTCCAGCGCGGGTTCCGCGCCCGCCTCCTCCTGGCGCCAGTGCAGAACCCCGCCCGGGACTGCCGCGTACAGCTCGACACGGCCGGACTCCCCGGTGACGGCCGCCAGGTCCCCCTGGACGTCACGCCCCTTGAGGTCGTACCAGCGCCCCCAGCCGCCCTTCTCCTTCTGGCCGATCATGCTCACGCCACCGCCGCCGTTGCGTACGAAGACATGGGCGCGCCCCTGCGCGTCGATCGCGACGGCGGGGTTGCCCGTCCGGTCACCGCTGCCGTCGGGATGACCGATCGGGTTCCAGTCGAGGGCGGCGAGGTCCGGCCGGAAGTGGGTCGAGTGGACGAGACCCGACTGGTCGCGGACCGTCGGACGCCAGGAGACCAGATGGGTGTACCGGTCCGGGCCCTGCCCCAAGGCCAGTACGGAGTGCAGGCGTTGGCCACCGCCCACCGGGCGCGGAGTGTCCCAGGGACCGCCGGGTCCGCGCTCCGCCCGGCAGTGGACGGTGGCCTCGGACAGCAGGTACGCACCGAGCCTGCCGTCACGACCGCGTATGAGCCAGTCGACGTTCACCGCTTCACCTTAATCGGGGGCGGGCCGCTCGTTCCGACCCCCTCACACGGTCAGCCGTTCACAGGCGCTTGGCGCTGCGCAGCAGGCCGGCGTAGAAGCCGTTCCCGTCGATGCGGGAGGCGCCGCCCTTGTCGCCCATGGTCGGTCCGTTGACCTCCTTGCGGCTGGAGATGAAGACGCGGTGGCCGTCGGTGTCCACGCCCAGGTACATGGCGACGTGGTCGATGTGGTTGCCGGTGCGGTGGTCCATCTTGAAGAAGAGGAGGTCACCGGGCTGAACCACGTCGATGTTCTCGGGGCGCGTGTACCAGGGCGCCGGGCCGGAGAGCTTCAGGATGTCGACGCCGGTCTTCGAGCGGGCCATGCCGTCGGCGCTGCGCGGCAGTCCGTCGCCGGACGTGTTCGTCGACATCAGCGGATAGCGGGCCCGGTAGCCCCACACCATGCGCATGAACCCGGAGCAGTCCAGGGCGCGGTAGCGCTCCTTGCGCGCCACCGTCGTGGTGCCGTCGCGGAAGGTGTAGTCGATGCCGAGGTAGTCGTAGAAGTCGTTCTGCTCAAGGCGGTCGACGCCGTCCTCCTTGAACGGGCCGAAGACCGCGTCACCCGCGTACGGGACGCCCTCGTCGTCCTTCTTCACCGGTGCGCCGTCGACGTACTGGAACGCGATGGCGAAGACGTCGTCGGCCTGGCTGCCGTAGAACTCCTTGAACCAGTCCTTGAACCACTTCTCCTTCTCGGCTCCCTTGCGCCAGGGCTCCGGCATCAGCCGCACCCAGTCCTGCGTCATCACACGGGTCCGGGTGTTGGCCGGTTCGGTGAAGGTGCGGGAGGGGCCCCTGAGGGTCGCGGTGCGGGCGCCGTCCGTGAAGGTGGCGAGGATGTCGCCGTTCTCGCCGCGCAGCACGGAGCGCGTCGGATTGTTCAGACGCTCCCAGGTCTGCTTGCCGGTGGCCTTGCCCGAGTTCTCCAGGTCGGGCTTGTCGGTGACGGCCTGCACGGCGGGGACCTTCGCCTCCTCGTCCTTGCGGAGTTCGAAGGTGAAGTACGCGCTGCCCGCGAGCAGCGCGATGACCGTGGCCGCGTGGAGGACGGGACGGCCTTTGCGCTTCGGCATGGTGACGGCTCCAGGGATTGCGAGTAGGGCGGGCGGCTCAGGCGGAGGGCATGGCGCCGAGAAGGATTCCGGCGGTCAGCACGACGTAGGTGGCGAGCGTGACGGTGCCGGTCGACAGCAGCGTGGCCCCCTTGGGCTGACGCACCAGCTGGTAGCCGACGAGACCGGGCACGATGAAGCCCAGGGTCTGGTTGGCGTAGAGCAGCGGGAACTCCATCTGGAGCACGACGATCACGGACGCCTGGATCAGGACGCCGCTCAGCACGACGGCCGCGAACAGCCGCTTGCCGTAGAGGATCACGAAGCGCTGGAGCAGCAGCGTGGTGACGTACGTCAGCACGGTGACGCCGACGACGAGCGCGGCGCGCTGAAGGTCCTCGATGAGGGTGAGCGCCAGCCAGCCCGGGGTGATCATGCCGCCGGGCGAGAGGTTGGTCGTGAGGTAGCAGATCAGCGAGAACATCAGGCCCAGGCCGATGCCGATCGCGGCGATCTCGGGGGTGAGGACGGAGGGGATCAACGGGGCTCTCCTGGGCTGTGCCACTGCTGGGGGTCGTCGGCGGGGTGTGCGGAAGGGACGCGGGGTTCGAACAGACCCCGGGACCGGGACTGTTCACCGAACCCGGGCGGTGTCTGAAGCCCTGCGGTGCCGGGCCCGGGCGTCCCGTCCGGCCAGGGCCCGAGTCCCTGCTCGGGCCGGAACGGCTGCTCGGGCCGCTCCGGATGCTGCTCCTGGTGCGCCCGTCGATGCTCCTGGTCCGGGTGCTCCGGCGGGTACGCGTGCCGCGGCTGCCGCCGCGTCTCCTCGGGCTGATACGGGCGCTGTGCCTGCTGGCGCCCCTGCTCGGGCTGGTACAAGTGCTGCGGCCGCTGAGGCCGGGCCTGCTGCCGTTGTGCCTGCTCCGGCTGGTGCTGGTGTGTCCGCTGCGGGCTGTCCTGCTGGGGGTGCGGGCGGTCCGCGGCGCGCTGGGCGGGGACCTGGGTCCTGGACGCGTACCGGGACTCGTACGTCTCCGGGTAGCGCTGGTACGGGTCGATCCGCGGCGCGTAGAGCTGCACGGTCTCGACGTGCTCGCGCACGGCCTGCGCCACGCGCGGCTCGTCGGCCGCCGCACCGGCACCGGCGCCACCGCTGTGACCGGCCGCCTGCTCGTCGACGCTGTCGTCCGCCGGGAGTTCGGCGAGGTGCTCCAGAAGGTGTTCGCCCTGGCCGTGGATGTTGCCGATGGCCACCAGCGAGGTGTCCGCGCCGAGCTCGCCGAGGAGCTGCCGCATGAACTCCTCGGGGTCGCGCCGGTCGCCGCCGAGGTCGACCGCGCGCGAGCGGTACTCCGCGGGCATCGCGTCGATGGCGCTCTTGGCCGGGTGGCCGATCACGAAGACCTTCTCGGGATCCAGCTCGGGGATGATCCCGCCCATCTGGCCGTTGCGCTCGACCCGGTCGGGACGGCAGTTGATGACCACGTTGAGCGGGCGGTGGATGGCGCCGAGATCGAGCAGCTGGTTGACGTTCATCAGCGTCGACTCGGGGTCGTTGGCCGCGAAGACGTTGGCGAAGCGGAGCTTCTTGCCGTCCTCGGTGACATACCGCTCGACGGAGAGGACACCGGGGTCCGGGGGTGCGTCGTACATGCCCTGGAGAGCGGTCTGCCGCTCCACGCCGAGGAGTTCGGCGACGGTGAGCGCGATCGCCACGTTCTCCTTGAAGGTGAACCAGCTGAAGCCGCGCAGTTCCTCGTCCGAGACGGTCTCGGGGTCGGCGTAGATCAGCTCGCAGTCACGGGAGTCGGCCTCCTCCTGGAGGATGTCGAACCGGTCCTTTTCGGCGGTGACGCAGATACCGCCCTCCGGCATGGAGCGGGAGAGGGAACGGGCCACGTCGTCGAGCGTGGGACCCATCTCGGCGAGGTGGTCCTCACGGACGTTGCACAGGACACCGATCGTGGAGCGGATCAGCTTCGACTGGTTGATCTCCTGAAGGGCCGGCATGACGGCCATGCACTCGATGACCAGGGCGTGCGGGTTGTACGCGGCCGCGCGCCGGACGATGCCGATCTGCTCGACGACGTTGGCGATGCCGAACTTGCGGTAGACCGGCTCCTCCGTCGCGTCGGGGTGGATGAACCGGGCCGCCGTGCCGGTGGTCTTGGCGACCGTGGTCAGCCCGCCCCCGCGCAGCGCGCCCGCGCACAGCCGGGTGATGGACGACTTTCCGCGGATGCCGTTGACCAGCACCCGGGTGGGAATGTTGTCCAGGTTGGTGAAGTGCCGCCGCTGTTCGACGATGCCCGCCACCAGCAGGATCGCGCAGCACACCATCAGGACGGTGTAGAGGAAGAGCACGGCCGATCAGTTCCTAACGTGCTGCTGGTGAGCGGTGTCCGGTGCGTTCCGGCGCCCGGATGCCTGCTGTCTGCGCTGTTCCTGGAGCTGCTGGCGGACGAGTTCCAGGGAGCGGGTGACCGCGCCGACCTCGTCGTGGTTGCGCGGGAACAGGACGGTCTTGCGGTCCCCGTCGGCCAGTGCCTCGGCCTGTCCGGCCAGGGCGCGCAGCGGCCGGGCCACCACGATGTGCATCCAGCCGAGGCAGGCGACCGCGGCCGCGGCGCCCAGCAGTCCGGCGAGCACGGTGCGGTGCTGGATGTCGTACTCGGGAATGGCGAGCCGGTCCGCGGGCTGCCAGCTCACGACGGTCCAGCCGAGCTTCTTGGCCGCGCCCCCTCCCGCGAAGGGGGCCGCGGCGGCGATCTGCACCCCGCCGTCGCGGTAGAGGACACCGGCGGCGTGCGCGGACTTGCCGACCTTCTGTCCGGCCGCGGAGGCCAGGTCCTTCAGCCGGTCGTCGGGCAGCGACTGGAAGGCGAGGTAGCCGGTGTTGCCCGCGATGATCTTGCCCTGGTCGTCGACGAGGCGTACGACGCCGAGGCCCGGCCTCTTGAGCACCGAGTTGAGGAAGTCGATCCGGAACTCGCCCACCAGTGCCGATCCGTCGCGGCCGGGGATCTCGGCGGTGCCGACCACGAGGGGCTTCTTGCCGCCCCGGCCGAGCAGCCGGATGGGGTCGGCGGTGGCGGGCTCGGGCCGCGCCTCGCGGGGCTCGTCGCCGACCCGGGCGACCACCTGGCCTGAGGCGTCGACGACGTAGAGCGACTGGTAGCGCAGGTGCTGGTCGAGTGTGCGGTCCAGCACCTCGGTCATGTCGGCGGGGGACGTGCGGTCGCCGATCAGCGTGGCCACGGACTGGAGGTCGGCCTCACCCTCGTTGAGCGCGCGGCGGATCCGGTCGGTGAGCGTGTCGGTGCGCTCGCGCTGGTCGTTCACGAGCTGCTGCGGTACCACGACGGTGCCGTCGGCCCGGTTGAGGACGAGCAGCAGCGGGGCCGACCAGGAGAGCAGCAGGACCGCGCAGACGGAGAGGAGCCCGCGGGTGCCGATGCGGCGCGGACCGCGCGGCCGGGCCGCGGACCGCTGCTCGGCGGGTTCGCCGAGCAGTTGGCCGCGCAGGCGCTCCAGCGCCGTACCGATCCGGCGGGCCTCGCCGTAGCCGGGGACGTTCACCGGGCGCGTCAGGTCACCGCGGGTGAGGCGGCGCGACTCCAGGAAGAGCCGGATGAGCGGCCGCTGCACGGTGCCGAGCAGGACGGCGACGGCGATGCCGCCGATGACCAGCAAGGCGCAGGCCGCCATCAGTCCGAAGACGGGTGAGGTGGATCGGGTGGGGTCCTCGGCGACCTTCACCATGGCGACCACGCTGAGGCCGAGGGCGGTCGCCGTGGTGGTCTCGCCGGGCTGTTGCGAGGCGAGCGTGGCGTATCCGGCGACGGACCGGTCGGAGAGGAAGGTGCCGCCGAGCAGGCTGCCGCTGACACCCGGGTAGCCGCCGGAGCCGGGTTCCTTGCTGCTGAGCGGGTTGTCGCCGGCCTTGGCCGCAGCGTTCTTCGCGAAGGACCTGAGCTGTTTGTTGGACGCGGCGACCTCCTTGCGCTGGAGGTCGGTCAGAACCTGCTCGGGCTCGGGGATGCCGTCGCTGCTGAGGATCGTCCCGGAGCGGTCCACAACCGCGATGGCGCGGAACCGGCCGAGGCTGATGCCGGGGAACTTGAGGCTGTTGGAGGCGACGAGCAGTAGCTGGGGCCTGCCCGGCCAGGACAGCAGCGCGAAGGACAGCAGCCGGACCTCGCCGTTCTCCAGGCGCACCATGCGGGGCGCGAGACCGCCCTCGTCACTGAGCGCGGACCGGTCGAGGGAGGTCAGCGGGACGGTCTCGCCGCGGGTCGCGACGAGCTTGCCCGACCGGATCTCGATGACCGCCGTACCCATCCACTTCTGGTACGTGTTGCCCAGTTTGTCGAGCACGGTGTCGCCGGAGACCGGCGCGCCCGCGCTGAACAGGGCGGCGGAGCGGTCGAGGTCGGTCACCGACTCGTCGATGGAGGCGCGCAGGGCGATGGCGCCGTCCTCCGCGAAGTGCTGCTGGGAGGTCTGGACGGCCTTGGGCAGCGCGGTGTCGCCGGCCGGGCCGAGTACGAGCGCCGCGACCGCGGCGAGGGAGAGGAGGAGCACCGAGAGGACCGCTATCGGCGGTCGTATGCCGCCAAGCAGCGACATATCAGCTCTGCGGCGAGCACGGTGCTGCCGCGCCGGGGGCGATGACGCCAACGGACAGGTCCTCTCAAGCGGTTGTACGGGCGGACGAGCGACCTGCTCGCGGTGCGGGTGATGCGGATGCGACACGAAGGCGCATAAGGGAGAACTGAGTCCCTGCGCGTGTCAGACCGGCGAAGGTAAGAAAAAGTTGCATAAATCTAAAGTGATCTAAACAACATCACAATTTAGACGGACATATTCGTACAGATTCAATGACTTCCGGTTTCGATCGGGCCGGGACCGCTCCGGAGGACCGGGCGAACAGCGGCGCCGGCCCCGGGCCGGGCGCCACCGGTCCTGGCGTCCGGTGATCTCATCCCGGCAGCTCCGTGAGGGGCTTCAGCCCGTCCTTCGCCGCGCCGCGGTTGAGCATGGTGCCCTCGGTCCGCTCGAAGGCCAGCCGGAGCCGCGACCGCTGCTGGTCGCTCAGGTCGTCGCGCTTGAGCTCGGCCGCCACGTCCACCAGCCGGTAGTCCTCGACCTGGCCCTTCGCCGGCTCGACCGGCGTGCCGTCCGCGCCGACCTCGGGGTCCGGCGGAATCTCCACGAGGGTCGGCTCGTACCGGGCCTCGACGTCCCACCGGCCGCCGCGCTCGGTGAAGGTGAACCAGCCGATCACGCCCTCCTCGGTGAGTCCCGTCGGCACGTCGTGGCGCGCGACCTGATTGCCGAGTCCGTACGCGATCCACGTGCCGTCGACCTTCTCCATCGGCTGCACGACATGCGCGTGGTGCCCGATGACCAGGTCGATCCCGGTCTCCCGGGCCAGCCGTCGGGCGAACGCGAGCTGCGGGGTCGACGGGTTCGGGTGGTGCTCACGGCCCCAGTGGATGGAGAGGATCACGACGTCGGCGCCGGCCGCGCGGGCCCGCTTCTCGGCCGTCCTGATCCGGCCCAGGTCGTTCTGGTTGACCAGCCACGGCTTGTCCTTGGGCACCTCATGGGCGTTGAAGCCGAAGGCGAAGGAGATCTGCGCGACCTTCACGCCCTTGACGTCGATGATCAGCGGGGTGAGCGCGTCCTTCTCGGTCCGGAAGGAGCCGGTGTGTTCGAGGCCCACGGAGTCCAGCGTGTCGAGAGTGCGTTTCACGCCCGCGTAGCCGTGGTCGATCGAGTGGTTGGAGGCGGTCGAGCAGGTGTCGTAGCCGACGTCCTTGATGGTCCCGGCTATCTGGGGCGGCACGAGGAAGTTCGGGTAGCTCTCGAAGGGGCCGTTCGGCTTGCCGATCACCGGCTCCATGTGGCAGATCCCCAGGTCCGCCTTGCTGATCACCGGCTTGACCCCGGCCATGAGCGGACCGAAGTCCAGGCCGTCGGCACCCTCGCCGGTCTTCCCGGCGTCCGCCCTCGCCTGGTCGATCAGCTGAGGATGGATCAGGATGTCGCCGGCCGCGGCCACCGTGAACGAACGTCCGCCCGCCCCGGACGCCGAACCGGAGTCACCGCCGCCTCCGACGAGACCGCATCCCGCCAGAACGGCGACGAGAGCGACGGAGGTCAGGAGGGTGGGCAAGGTGCGGCGGCTAGGACGTCTGGTCACCAGAGATATCTTGATACAACCATGAGGGCAAACAGCTCCAGAACGATAACGATCGCAACACTTCTCTTGCTCCTCACCGCGCTCGCCGGATGGGGAACGATCGCCGTGCGCGGCACCCACGGCACCGGCGGGGACGCGGTGGGCGACCACCGCGGGGACGGTCCACCGTCCGCCGACCTGGCCCGCGCCGTCGCGGCCTACACCGCCCGCTTCTCGCCGGACGGCGGCTTCCGGCCGCCCTCCCGCACCGAGCGCCAGACCGTCGCCGACGGGGTGGGACTCCTCCTCGACCATCGCCGCGAGCAGGCAGAACAGCGACTCGCCGAAGTCGACTTCACCGTACGCACACTGGTCGACAGCGGCACCGGCCGCCGATTCGCCGAGGTGTACGACCGTGTCGACCAGGGGCCCGCGCCGCGCGGCTGGGGCCGCGTCTTCGTCGACCTCGACCACCCCGTCCGATGGTCGGTACAGGTGCCTCATCCGGTCGCGGACGAGAACACGGAACTGCTGGGGGTACGGGTCCTGAAAGGCGCCCCCGGAGGTCTCTTGATCATTGCCGGAGCACATCGCAAATCCGGTGAAGGGAACGCCGCGGACGTGGCGCACCGCCGGGACACGGTGTTCCACGCGGTCTGCGCGGAACTCGTCAGACGCCGTGTCGCGGGCATCCAACTGCACGGCTTCGCCCAGGATTCCGCCCCTCGCTACGACGTGATCGCCTCGGCCGGCGCCGGAACGGCCGGCCGCCCCGCGGGCCGCCGGCTCGCCGACGCGCTCCGGGCGAGGGACTTCGCCGTGTGCCGGGCCTGGGCGCGCACCTGCCCGCTCTCCGGGCGGGACAACGAGCAGGGGCGGGCGGCCGCCGCCGCCGACGGGATTCCTTTCCTGCACGTGGAGTTCGCCCCGGGGCCCCGGGCGGACTCCCCACGGGCGGCCCGGGTGGCCGAGGCCGTGTCCGTCGTGACGCGGCGCTGGGCCGAGGGCGTTCTGGCAGGGTGAGGGCATGACGACTCTGCTCATCGTGGACGGCGCCAATGTGGTGGGTTCCGTGCCGGACGGCTGGTGGCGGGACCGTCGCGCTGCCGCCGAGCGGCTCAGGGAACGGCTGGCGGACTTCGCCGTGCGGGGCCTGCCGGGGCACCCGGGCCCGCTGGAGATCGTCCTGGTGGTGGAGGGCGCCGCGCGCGGGGTGGAGTCCGTCCCCGGGGTCCGGGTCGACGAGGCTCCGGGCAGCGGTGACGACCGCATGGTGGAACTGGTGGCCGAGGCGCCGGACCGCGCCTGTCTGGTCGTCACGGCCGACCGCGAACTCCGGCGCCGGGTGGGTGAACTGGGCGCAGAGGTCACGGGCCCGCGAACGGTACGCCCTCTCCCCTGACCGCGGGTCCGGGTGCCGCTCCGCCCCGACCGCCGGTCCGCGCGGACGGCGCCACCGTTCCTCGGCCGTCGGCCCCTCGTCGTCGCCTTCCCTGGGCCTGCCTCTCGTGCGGCCCGGCGGTCCCCCGCCCGTACCTCACGGGCCTCGTCGGCTCCGCCGGCCGGGTGGGGACGCGGCGAGGCCCCGTCGCCGCCGCCGGAGCGGGACGTACGGGGCCCGAGAGCGGAGCGGGCGTCAGCCCGCCGTGCCGCCGGGCGGGTTGCGGAGTTCGCCGCCCGGCGTCTCCTGGTTCCGGGCGAGGCGGCTGTGCGTGTGGCCGTAGAGGAAGTAGACGCCGATGCCGATCACCATCCAGATGGCGAACCGCAGCCAGGTCTCCGCGGGCAGGTTCAGCATCAGCCACAACGTCGCGAGCACCGACAGGATCGGCACCCACGGCACCAGCGGGGTGCGGAAGGCGCGTGGCAGGTCGGGGCGGGTGTGGCGGAGGATGACGACGCCGATGGCGACCACGATGAAGGCGAAGAGCGTGCCGATGTTGACCAGTTCGGCCAGCTCGCTGAGGCTGGTGAAGCCCGCGAGGATCGCGATGATCCCACCGAGCAGGATCGTCGGCCGGTGCGGGGTGCGGAACCTCGGGTGGACCCGGGAGAAGAACCGCGGCAGCAGTCCGTCGCGGCTCATCGCGAAGAAGACCCGGGTCTGGCCGAGCAGCAGGATCATGCAGACGGTGGTCAGTCCGATGGCCGCGCCGAAGCTGATCACGCCCGCGTACCAGGGGTGCCCGGTGGCCTTGAACGCGTCGGCGAGCGGGGCGTCCACGGACAGCTTGGTGTAGTTCTGCATGCCCGTGACCACGATCGACACGAGGACGTAGAGCGTGGTGCAGATGACGAGCGAGCCGAGGATGCCGCGCGGCATGTCGCGCTGCGGGTTCTTCGTCTCCTCGGCGGCGGTCGCGACCACGTCGAAGCCGATGAAGGCGAAGAACACCACGGAGGCCGCGGTGAAGATGCCCATCACGCCGAAGTTGGTCGGCGCCCAGCCGAACATGAGCTGGATCAGCGGTGACTTGATGCCGCTGCCCGCCTCCACGTTCTGCGCCGGGGGGATGAACGGCTTGTAGTTCTTGCCCTCGATGAAGAAGGCGCCCGCGATGATCACGATCAGCACGACGGTGACCTTGATCGCGACGACCAGCGTGGTGATGCGGGCCGAGAGCTTCACACCGATGACGAGGATGGCGGTGAGCACCAGCACCAGCGCGGCGGCCAGGATGTCGAAGCCGAAGCCGTGGGCCCCGTCGCGTCCGCTGAGCGACTCGGGCATGTGCCAGCCCGCGTTGTCCATCAGCGAGCGCACGTAGCCCGACCAGCCGACGGCCACCACCGCCGTGCCGAGCGCGAACTCCAGGACCAGGTCCCAGCCGATGATCCAGGCGGGCAGCTCGCCGAGCGAGGCGTAGGAGAACGTGTACGCGGACCCCGCGACCGGGACCGTGGAGGCGAACTCCGCGTAGCACAGGGCCGCCAGCGCGCAGGCGACACCCGCGGCCACGAAGGCCAGCGAGACCCCCGGCCCGGCGTTCTCCTTGGCCACTTTGCCGGTGAGGACGAAGATGCCGGTGCCGATGATGACACCGACACCGAACACGGTGAGGTCCAGAGCGGACAGCGTCTTCTTGAGCGCGTGCTCCGGCTCCTCAGTGTCCAAGATCGATTGTTCGACCTTCTTCGTCCTGAAGAGGGTGTTGCTCACGGACGTACCTCCCACGCTTGTCGTCCTCGACATGATCGAGAGGGCGGGTAGCACGTGTTCCCCGACGCGGACCGGTTCACGCGGACGGGCCGGTTTCACCACCCGTACAGGGTGCTGAAACCGGCCCATCGGCCCTGCGTGTCCGTCTCGGTCGAGGCGTGTCCGTCTCAGTCGCGCGCGGGCTCCACCGCGTCCATGGCCTGGGCCGTGGTGCGCTCGTACCGGCCGTCGAGCTTGGCGACGAGGCCG
This genomic interval carries:
- a CDS encoding HAMP domain-containing protein; protein product: MSLLGGIRPPIAVLSVLLLSLAAVAALVLGPAGDTALPKAVQTSQQHFAEDGAIALRASIDESVTDLDRSAALFSAGAPVSGDTVLDKLGNTYQKWMGTAVIEIRSGKLVATRGETVPLTSLDRSALSDEGGLAPRMVRLENGEVRLLSFALLSWPGRPQLLLVASNSLKFPGISLGRFRAIAVVDRSGTILSSDGIPEPEQVLTDLQRKEVAASNKQLRSFAKNAAAKAGDNPLSSKEPGSGGYPGVSGSLLGGTFLSDRSVAGYATLASQQPGETTTATALGLSVVAMVKVAEDPTRSTSPVFGLMAACALLVIGGIAVAVLLGTVQRPLIRLFLESRRLTRGDLTRPVNVPGYGEARRIGTALERLRGQLLGEPAEQRSAARPRGPRRIGTRGLLSVCAVLLLSWSAPLLLVLNRADGTVVVPQQLVNDQRERTDTLTDRIRRALNEGEADLQSVATLIGDRTSPADMTEVLDRTLDQHLRYQSLYVVDASGQVVARVGDEPREARPEPATADPIRLLGRGGKKPLVVGTAEIPGRDGSALVGEFRIDFLNSVLKRPGLGVVRLVDDQGKIIAGNTGYLAFQSLPDDRLKDLASAAGQKVGKSAHAAGVLYRDGGVQIAAAAPFAGGGAAKKLGWTVVSWQPADRLAIPEYDIQHRTVLAGLLGAAAAVACLGWMHIVVARPLRALAGQAEALADGDRKTVLFPRNHDEVGAVTRSLELVRQQLQEQRRQQASGRRNAPDTAHQQHVRN
- a CDS encoding NTP pyrophosphohydrolase is translated as MTTLLIVDGANVVGSVPDGWWRDRRAAAERLRERLADFAVRGLPGHPGPLEIVLVVEGAARGVESVPGVRVDEAPGSGDDRMVELVAEAPDRACLVVTADRELRRRVGELGAEVTGPRTVRPLP
- a CDS encoding NlpC/P60 family protein; the encoded protein is MPKRKGRPVLHAATVIALLAGSAYFTFELRKDEEAKVPAVQAVTDKPDLENSGKATGKQTWERLNNPTRSVLRGENGDILATFTDGARTATLRGPSRTFTEPANTRTRVMTQDWVRLMPEPWRKGAEKEKWFKDWFKEFYGSQADDVFAIAFQYVDGAPVKKDDEGVPYAGDAVFGPFKEDGVDRLEQNDFYDYLGIDYTFRDGTTTVARKERYRALDCSGFMRMVWGYRARYPLMSTNTSGDGLPRSADGMARSKTGVDILKLSGPAPWYTRPENIDVVQPGDLLFFKMDHRTGNHIDHVAMYLGVDTDGHRVFISSRKEVNGPTMGDKGGASRIDGNGFYAGLLRSAKRL
- a CDS encoding amino acid permease produces the protein MSNTLFRTKKVEQSILDTEEPEHALKKTLSALDLTVFGVGVIIGTGIFVLTGKVAKENAGPGVSLAFVAAGVACALAALCYAEFASTVPVAGSAYTFSYASLGELPAWIIGWDLVLEFALGTAVVAVGWSGYVRSLMDNAGWHMPESLSGRDGAHGFGFDILAAALVLVLTAILVIGVKLSARITTLVVAIKVTVVLIVIIAGAFFIEGKNYKPFIPPAQNVEAGSGIKSPLIQLMFGWAPTNFGVMGIFTAASVVFFAFIGFDVVATAAEETKNPQRDMPRGILGSLVICTTLYVLVSIVVTGMQNYTKLSVDAPLADAFKATGHPWYAGVISFGAAIGLTTVCMILLLGQTRVFFAMSRDGLLPRFFSRVHPRFRTPHRPTILLGGIIAILAGFTSLSELAELVNIGTLFAFIVVAIGVVILRHTRPDLPRAFRTPLVPWVPILSVLATLWLMLNLPAETWLRFAIWMVIGIGVYFLYGHTHSRLARNQETPGGELRNPPGGTAG
- the pgsB gene encoding poly-gamma-glutamate synthase PgsB, which produces MLFLYTVLMVCCAILLVAGIVEQRRHFTNLDNIPTRVLVNGIRGKSSITRLCAGALRGGGLTTVAKTTGTAARFIHPDATEEPVYRKFGIANVVEQIGIVRRAAAYNPHALVIECMAVMPALQEINQSKLIRSTIGVLCNVREDHLAEMGPTLDDVARSLSRSMPEGGICVTAEKDRFDILQEEADSRDCELIYADPETVSDEELRGFSWFTFKENVAIALTVAELLGVERQTALQGMYDAPPDPGVLSVERYVTEDGKKLRFANVFAANDPESTLMNVNQLLDLGAIHRPLNVVINCRPDRVERNGQMGGIIPELDPEKVFVIGHPAKSAIDAMPAEYRSRAVDLGGDRRDPEEFMRQLLGELGADTSLVAIGNIHGQGEHLLEHLAELPADDSVDEQAAGHSGGAGAGAAADEPRVAQAVREHVETVQLYAPRIDPYQRYPETYESRYASRTQVPAQRAADRPHPQQDSPQRTHQHQPEQAQRQQARPQRPQHLYQPEQGRQQAQRPYQPEETRRQPRHAYPPEHPDQEHRRAHQEQHPERPEQPFRPEQGLGPWPDGTPGPGTAGLQTPPGFGEQSRSRGLFEPRVPSAHPADDPQQWHSPGEPR
- a CDS encoding CapA family protein; amino-acid sequence: MTRRPSRRTLPTLLTSVALVAVLAGCGLVGGGGDSGSASGAGGRSFTVAAAGDILIHPQLIDQARADAGKTGEGADGLDFGPLMAGVKPVISKADLGICHMEPVIGKPNGPFESYPNFLVPPQIAGTIKDVGYDTCSTASNHSIDHGYAGVKRTLDTLDSVGLEHTGSFRTEKDALTPLIIDVKGVKVAQISFAFGFNAHEVPKDKPWLVNQNDLGRIRTAEKRARAAGADVVILSIHWGREHHPNPSTPQLAFARRLARETGIDLVIGHHAHVVQPMEKVDGTWIAYGLGNQVARHDVPTGLTEEGVIGWFTFTERGGRWDVEARYEPTLVEIPPDPEVGADGTPVEPAKGQVEDYRLVDVAAELKRDDLSDQQRSRLRLAFERTEGTMLNRGAAKDGLKPLTELPG
- a CDS encoding poly-gamma-glutamate biosynthesis protein PgsC/CapC, which gives rise to MIPSVLTPEIAAIGIGLGLMFSLICYLTTNLSPGGMITPGWLALTLIEDLQRAALVVGVTVLTYVTTLLLQRFVILYGKRLFAAVVLSGVLIQASVIVVLQMEFPLLYANQTLGFIVPGLVGYQLVRQPKGATLLSTGTVTLATYVVLTAGILLGAMPSA